From Panicum hallii strain FIL2 chromosome 2, PHallii_v3.1, whole genome shotgun sequence, a single genomic window includes:
- the LOC112883173 gene encoding transcription factor bHLH130-like produces MYGSPVSKDLNLPVQPPMASSGLLRYRSAPSTVLGELCEDFLPAGARAASPDAGADNVFARFLADHHIRDDKPAPAPAPAAGHFASEADMASQQQQMMFHSQHQQEMVSAKSGLYRTVSSGMETASAAGAGVGSSNLTRQSSSPAGFLDHLNMENGYGAMLRAGMSMGFRDGSSAATADSLAGGSSRLKGQFSFSSRQGSLMSQISEMDSEEVGGSSPEAAAGGRGYIPGYTMSSGWEDSSTLMSENLSGMKRPRDSLEPGQNGLTHQFSLPKTSSEMANIEKFLQFQDAVPCKIRAKRGCATHPRSIAERVRRTKISERIRKLQELVPNMDKQTNTSDMLDLAVDYIKDLQKQVKVLKESNANCACSVIKNQQHSD; encoded by the exons ATGTACGGCTCGCCGGTGTCCAAGGACCTGAACCTCCCGGTGCAGCCGCCGATGGCCTCGTCCGGGCTGCTGAGGTACAGATCGGCGCCCAGCACGGTGCTCGGCGAGCTCTGCGAGGACTTCCTCCCGGCCGGGGCCCGCGCCGCCAGCCCTGATGCCGGCGCCGACAACGTCTTCGCCAGGTTCCTGGCCGACCACCACATCCGGGACGACAAACCGGCGCCAGCGCCTGCCCCGGCCGCGGGCCACTTCGCGAGTGAAGCAGACATGGCCTCGCAGCAGCAGCAAATGATGTTCCACTCCCAGCACCAGCAGGAGATGGTGAGCGCCAAGTCCGGGCTCTACCGCACCGTCAGCTCCGGCATGGAAACCGCGTCCGCTGCAGGCGCCGGCGTCGGTTCCAGCAACCTGACTCGGCAGAGCAGCTCCCCCGCCGGATTCCTCGATCATTTGAACATGGAAAACG GGTACGGGGCCATGCTGAGGGCGGGCATGAGCATGGGCTTCAGGGACGGCAgcagcgccgccacggccgacTCTCTTGCAGGTGGCAGCAGCAGGCTAAAGGGGCAGTTCAGCTTCTCATCACGGCAGGGCTCGTTGATGTCACAGATCTCAGAGATGGACAGCGAGGAGGTCGGAGGGAGCAGCCCAGAGGCTGCCGCTGGTGGTAGGGGGTACATCCCTGGGTACACGATGAGCTCCGGGTGGGAGGACTCGTCGACGCTCATGTCGGAGAACCTATCTGGGATGAAACGCCCTCGGGATTCGTTAGAGCCTGGGCAG AATGGCCTTACACACCAGTTCAGCCTGCCGAAGACGTCTTCGGAGATGGCAAATATTGAGAAATTCCTCCAGTTCCAGGACGCTGTGCCTTGCAAGATCCGTGCCAAGCGGGGATGTGCCACACACCCACGCAGTATTGCCGAGAGG GTGAGGAGAACAAAAATCAGTGAGCGAATCCGAAAGCTGCAAGAACTCGTCCCAAACATGGACAAG CAAACCAACACTTCTGACATGCTGGATTTGGCTGTCGACTACATCAAAGATCTCCAGAAGCAGGTTAAG GTGTTGAAGGAGAGCAACGCTAATTGCGCATGCTCAGTTATCAAGAATCAGCAGCACTCTGATTGA
- the LOC112883185 gene encoding uncharacterized protein LOC112883185: protein MNHWSAIQHDVNIFCSCVTRIQDRNQSGCSVDDKIASACALFKEEDKKHRNFALMHCWRILKDKPKWMERRIQNGGTTTDSNKKQKTKANSSLSSLVPVSSLATGGVHVAAAAAQDASKRPDGKKTEKKKLHQCSIIEALDYLVAKKKEADAQKDLMLRKI, encoded by the exons ATGAATCATTGGTCGGCTATTCAACATGATGTGAATATTTTCTGTTCATGTGTCACCAGGATTCAGGATAGAAACCAGAGTGGTTGCTCAGTTGATGACAAG ATTGCAAGTGCATGTGCACTGTTCAAGGAAGAAGACAAGAAGCACAGGAACTTTGCCTTAATGCATTGCTGGAGAATTCTGAAGGACAAGCCCAAGTGGATGGAAAGACGCATTCAAAATGGTGGAACAACAACAGATAGTAATAAGAAACAGAAGACAAAGGCGAACTCATCCCTGTCATCACTTGTACCCGTGTCCTCACTTGCTACTGGCGGTGTTcatgtagcagcagcagcagcacaagATGCTTCAAAAAGACCGGACGGAAAGAAGACGGAGAAAAAGAAGTTACATCAGTGCTCGATCATCGAAGCATTGGACTATCTTGTGGCAAAGAAGAAAGAAGCTGATGCTCAGAAAGATTTGATGCTCAGAAAGATTTGA
- the LOC112881917 gene encoding uncharacterized protein LOC112881917 — MTSPSSHHPDSSSASSTPRAGAGNSNGGNNHLHPPPLPPAPAPTPAAPPAQAHAHGGPQVRLMCSFGGRILPRPGDRQLRYVGGETRIVSFPRAAASFATLVAALAKVAPALFAPGVPRPSLKYQVPQDDLDSLISVSSDDDVDHLMDELDRLHDEAAAAARPLRLRVFLFAPSPDAAFGSILSGTAGDAASTDQWFVDALNAPAPHHIERGRSEASSIISEVPDYLFGLDTASDEPSPGPAASRNKSDAAETPRQHGDEDEASVPARQAPYVAEGASSWPAPPPPYMAQPVYYFPLPPPVHYLDPSAQGGYMPRPVYHMVGGGGSEVPGGDLHAAGGVYGVPHPMQAFPPMMYAPPRAVVYTAEGQPLPPPEGGPHSS, encoded by the coding sequence ATGACGTCGCCGTCCTCGCACCACCCGGACTCGTCCTCGGCATCCTCCACCCCGCGCGCCGGTGCCGGCAACAGCAACGGCGGCAACAACCACCTCCACCCGCCGCCTCTcccgccggcccccgcgcccacccccgccgctcctcccgcgcAGGCGCACGCGCACGGGGGCCCGCAGGTGCGCCTCATGTGCAGCTTCGGCGGCCGCATCCTGCCGCGCCCGGGGGACCGCCAGCTGCGCTACGTCGGCGGGGAGACCCGCATCGTCTCCTTCCCGCGGGCCGCGGCCTCCTTCGCCACCCTCGTCGCCGCGCTCGCCAAGGTCGCCCCGGCCCTCTTCGCCCCAGGGGTGCCTCGCCCGTCGCTCAAGTACCAGGTGCCCCAGGACGACCTCGACTCGCTCATCTCCGTCAGCTCCGACGACGACGTAGACCACCTCATGGACGAGCTCGACCGCCTCCAcgacgaggccgccgccgccgccaggccgcTCCGCCTCCGCGTCTTCCTCTTTGCGCCCTCGCCCGATGCCGCCTTCGGCTCCATCCTCTCGGGCACCGCCGGCGATGCCGCCTCCACCGACCAGTGGTTCGTCGACGCGCTCAACGCCCCCGCGCCGCACCACATCGAGCGCGGCCGATCCGAGGCGTCGTCGATCATCTCCGAGGTCCCCGACTACCTCTTCGGCCTCGACACTGCGTCCGACGAGCCCAGCCCCGGCCCCGCGGCCTCCCGCAACAAGTCCGACGCCGCGGAGACTCCCCGCCAACACGGCGACGAAGACGAAGCGTCGGTACCCGCGCGCCAGGCGCCGTACGTCGCGGAGGGAGCATCGTCATGGCCCGCCCCGCCTCCGCCGTACATGGCGCAGCCCGTGTACTACTTCCCTCTCCCGCCGCCTGTCCACTACCTCGACCCGTCTGCGCAGGGCGGCTACATGCCTCGCCCGGTCTACCACATGGTCGGTGGCGGAGGAAGCGAGGTACCCGGCGGAGATCTccacgcggccggcggcgtctACGGCGTCCCACACCCCATGCAGGCGTTCCCGCCGATGATGtacgcgccgccgcgcgcggtcGTCTACACGGCGGAGGGGCAGCCGTTGCCGCCTCCTGAAGGTGGGCCCCACTCTTCCTAG